A genomic stretch from Nitrospiria bacterium includes:
- a CDS encoding ABC transporter permease, with translation MKWILQETLALTMRSVRRLSRERISMVFGLIQPMLFWLILFGNLFQKTAQIPGFQAPNYITFLTAGVVIMTVLNSGLSGGVDLLFDKESGFLERLLSAPISRNSLIYSRFIFVMGITSVQILVILLVAFLVFGVYPRSGVLGMAFIMLVGLLFGLGLIAISLTLAFAIKGHGNFFALMGFLTLPLIFLSTALVPSHAMPGWMAFITQLNPMTYAIEAVRELILGGWFWADILKVLAVLLVFDAVSIGLSSRIFHRQVG, from the coding sequence ATGAAATGGATTCTTCAAGAAACGCTCGCACTGACGATGCGATCGGTCAGGCGGCTTTCCAGGGAGCGGATCAGCATGGTCTTCGGGCTGATCCAGCCGATGTTGTTCTGGCTGATCCTGTTCGGGAACCTTTTTCAGAAGACCGCACAGATCCCGGGTTTCCAGGCCCCGAACTATATCACTTTTCTGACGGCCGGTGTGGTGATCATGACGGTTCTGAACAGCGGCTTGTCCGGCGGCGTCGACCTTCTCTTCGATAAGGAAAGCGGCTTCCTGGAGCGCTTGCTCTCGGCCCCGATCAGCCGCAATTCGCTCATCTACAGCCGATTCATTTTCGTCATGGGAATCACCTCGGTCCAGATCCTGGTCATCCTCCTGGTCGCCTTCCTCGTGTTCGGGGTCTATCCCCGCAGCGGCGTGTTGGGCATGGCCTTTATCATGCTGGTGGGCCTGCTTTTCGGCCTGGGGCTGATCGCCATTTCACTCACGCTGGCCTTCGCCATCAAGGGACACGGCAATTTCTTCGCCTTGATGGGGTTTTTAACGCTGCCCCTGATCTTTCTTTCCACGGCCCTGGTTCCGAGCCACGCGATGCCCGGCTGGATGGCCTTCATCACCCAATTAAATCCGATGACCTACGCCATCGAGGCGGTCCGGGAGTTGATCCTTGGCGGATGGTTTTGGGCCGATATCCTAAAAGTCCTGGCCGTACTTCTGGTCTTCGACGCCGTCAGCATCGGGCTGAGCAGCCGCATTTTTCACCGGCAGGTCGGATAG